In a single window of the Insulibacter thermoxylanivorax genome:
- a CDS encoding pyruvate, water dikinase regulatory protein has product MKQQSHKQPNQPSQERAIFICSDSTGNTAEGVVNATMRQFESVPTIIRRHSNISHEDEIRLIVEEAASMTAFIAYTLVQPDLRECMKQECIRMGVRSVDIMGPMMQAFIDSFNMRPIAKPGLLHRMDEDYFRRIDSVEFAVKYDDGKDKSGLLKADAVLIGVSRTSKTPLSIYLAHKGFKVANLPLVPEMKVPRELYQVEPERIYGLTMDARYILRIRMERLKSMGLSEHAQYARYERIVEELEYADKIMKELGCMVIDVSDKAIEETANIIIDALQKVYNR; this is encoded by the coding sequence GTGAAGCAGCAATCACATAAGCAGCCCAATCAACCATCGCAGGAAAGGGCAATTTTCATCTGTTCGGATTCAACAGGGAATACGGCAGAAGGTGTCGTAAATGCAACGATGCGGCAATTCGAATCCGTGCCCACGATCATCCGCAGGCACAGCAATATCTCTCACGAGGATGAGATCCGCTTGATCGTGGAAGAGGCGGCCTCGATGACGGCATTCATCGCTTATACCTTGGTACAGCCCGATCTGCGCGAATGCATGAAGCAGGAGTGCATCCGGATGGGGGTGCGCTCCGTGGATATCATGGGTCCGATGATGCAGGCCTTCATCGATTCCTTCAACATGAGGCCGATCGCCAAACCGGGGCTGCTGCACAGGATGGACGAGGATTACTTTAGACGGATCGATTCCGTGGAGTTCGCGGTCAAGTATGATGACGGCAAGGATAAGTCCGGCTTGTTGAAGGCGGATGCCGTGCTGATCGGCGTATCGCGCACGTCGAAGACGCCGCTCAGCATCTACCTGGCGCATAAGGGGTTCAAAGTTGCGAACCTGCCTCTTGTTCCGGAGATGAAGGTGCCCCGGGAGCTGTATCAAGTGGAACCTGAACGAATCTACGGCTTGACGATGGATGCCCGATATATCCTGCGTATTCGCATGGAACGGCTGAAGTCGATGGGGCTCAGTGAGCATGCCCAATATGCCAGATATGAGCGCATCGTGGAAGAACTGGAATATGCGGACAAAATCATGAAAGAGCTTGGCTGCATGGTCATCGACGTCTCGGACAAAGCGATTGAGGAGACAGCGAACATCATCATCGATGCCCTGCAAAAAGTCTACAACCGCTGA
- a CDS encoding helix-turn-helix transcriptional regulator gives MQLTARQHEIMEIVKQHEPITGDQIAEMIGVSRPTIRSDLAVLVMLGMLDAKPKVGYFLGTQMTTAAETLKQLHEKRVKDVMSRPVIVKESTTIQDAVITMFLEDVGNLVVAGENGELAGVVSRKDLLKFTLGNAAAPQMPVSMVMTRQPKVVTVSPEDPVLDAAAKMIHHQVDSLPVIEESGAIAGSISTETTTRLLLELAAAEVSAHERDRSVNR, from the coding sequence ATGCAATTAACGGCCAGACAACATGAAATCATGGAGATCGTGAAACAGCATGAACCGATTACTGGCGATCAGATCGCTGAGATGATCGGGGTCAGCAGACCGACGATCCGTTCCGACTTAGCTGTCCTAGTCATGCTGGGTATGCTGGACGCGAAGCCGAAGGTCGGCTATTTTCTCGGCACCCAGATGACAACCGCCGCAGAGACCCTCAAGCAGCTGCATGAGAAACGGGTCAAGGATGTCATGTCCAGGCCCGTCATCGTCAAGGAATCCACCACCATCCAAGATGCGGTGATCACGATGTTCCTTGAGGATGTCGGCAATCTGGTAGTGGCAGGGGAGAATGGGGAATTGGCGGGGGTTGTCTCGCGCAAGGATCTGCTGAAGTTCACCCTGGGCAATGCCGCTGCCCCGCAGATGCCGGTCAGCATGGTGATGACGCGGCAGCCCAAGGTCGTCACCGTCTCACCGGAGGATCCCGTGCTCGATGCCGCGGCGAAGATGATCCATCACCAAGTGGACAGCCTGCCCGTCATCGAGGAATCCGGAGCAATCGCCGGTTCGATCAGCACGGAGACGACAACCCGGCTGCTGTTGGAGCTGGCGGCCGCAGAAGTTTCAGCGCATGAGAGAGATAGGAGTGTGAATCGGTGA